Proteins from a genomic interval of Ramlibacter algicola:
- a CDS encoding Wzz/FepE/Etk N-terminal domain-containing protein, producing the protein MQTDNHSSPERHVGLIDYGLALLDHWKVLVLVPIVVGAIAFGILNAAAKKFTSVAIVSISVNDQKDSSITPAQAAAMMKAPSVLEAVLASNLVSGDTETAARQVSAAVSKEGLVRLEADGPTPEAAQKLANVVLAAWFKTTLPGEREAMELQARAAATKANLANVNGATEALARRFADPERAPADVRLRLADLAETADKLFSTLQAVQRRMLGLPPDVVRQPPTLPDLPSGPRPVSTAIKAALGAFAVLALVVVMRRRLEAARSDPVVDAKLRRYFGGPAR; encoded by the coding sequence ATGCAAACAGACAACCACTCCTCGCCCGAACGCCATGTGGGCCTGATCGACTACGGGCTCGCGCTGCTCGACCACTGGAAGGTGCTGGTGCTGGTCCCGATCGTCGTCGGCGCGATCGCGTTCGGCATCCTGAACGCCGCCGCGAAGAAATTCACCAGCGTGGCGATCGTCTCGATCTCCGTGAACGACCAGAAGGACAGTTCCATCACCCCAGCCCAGGCAGCGGCGATGATGAAGGCGCCTTCCGTGCTCGAAGCGGTCCTGGCCAGCAATCTGGTCAGCGGTGACACCGAGACCGCCGCGCGCCAGGTGAGCGCTGCCGTCAGCAAGGAAGGACTCGTGCGGCTGGAAGCGGATGGCCCGACGCCCGAGGCAGCGCAGAAGCTCGCGAACGTCGTCCTCGCCGCCTGGTTCAAGACGACGCTGCCCGGCGAGCGTGAGGCGATGGAACTGCAGGCCCGCGCCGCGGCGACCAAGGCCAACCTCGCGAACGTGAACGGCGCGACGGAGGCGCTGGCGCGCCGCTTCGCCGATCCCGAGCGGGCTCCCGCGGACGTGCGGCTGCGCCTGGCCGACCTCGCCGAGACCGCCGACAAGCTGTTCTCCACCTTGCAGGCCGTGCAGCGCCGCATGCTCGGCTTGCCGCCCGATGTCGTGCGGCAGCCGCCGACGTTGCCGGACCTGCCGTCCGGGCCGCGGCCGGTGTCCACCGCGATCAAGGCGGCGCTGGGAGCATTCGCCGTGCTCGCCCTGGTGGTGGTCATGCGGCGCCGCCTCGAAGCCGCACGCAGCGACCCGGTCGTCGACGCCAAGTTGCGGCGGTACTTCGGGGGACCCGCCCGGTGA
- a CDS encoding glycosyltransferase has protein sequence MADAPVLTMVTPAYNQGRYLAETIDSVLAQDVPLEYQVIDDGSKDETPDVMARYAGRIQGERQANMGQVRTLNKGWGRANGKYLAYLSSDDVLYPGALRKLVDRLEADPSLACVFPDCDLIDDRSKVIKRNVCRPFDLAQLVVEQECYIGPGAVFRRDAFEAVGGWRPELRLAPDREFWMRLATRGRIEFVPETLAGYRFHPQSLSYKEVSEEQSREYLLVLDGYFARPDVPPAIRAREDEAYGHAHLLLARNRFRSGDWRRGRQLYAEAVQLHPPLAATRYKLRLLRNVASKPARAAAAKLRSVFRG, from the coding sequence ATGGCGGACGCTCCGGTGCTGACGATGGTCACGCCGGCCTACAACCAGGGCCGCTACCTGGCCGAGACGATCGACAGCGTGCTCGCGCAGGACGTGCCGCTCGAGTACCAGGTCATCGACGACGGCTCGAAGGACGAGACCCCCGACGTGATGGCCCGCTATGCCGGCCGCATCCAGGGCGAGCGGCAGGCCAACATGGGCCAGGTGCGCACCCTCAACAAGGGCTGGGGCCGCGCCAACGGCAAGTACCTGGCCTACCTCAGTTCCGACGACGTGCTGTACCCCGGCGCGCTGCGCAAGCTGGTGGACCGCCTCGAGGCCGACCCCTCGCTGGCCTGCGTCTTCCCCGACTGCGACCTGATCGATGATCGATCGAAGGTGATCAAGCGCAACGTGTGCCGTCCCTTCGACCTCGCGCAGCTGGTGGTGGAGCAGGAGTGCTACATCGGGCCGGGCGCGGTGTTCCGGCGTGACGCGTTCGAGGCCGTCGGCGGCTGGCGCCCGGAACTGCGGCTGGCGCCGGATCGCGAGTTCTGGATGCGCCTGGCCACCCGCGGGCGCATCGAGTTCGTGCCCGAGACGCTGGCCGGCTACCGCTTCCACCCGCAGTCGCTGTCGTACAAGGAAGTGTCCGAGGAGCAGTCGCGCGAATACCTCCTCGTGCTCGACGGCTACTTCGCGCGCCCGGACGTGCCACCGGCCATCCGCGCGCGCGAGGACGAGGCCTACGGCCACGCGCACCTCCTGCTCGCGCGCAACCGTTTCCGTTCCGGCGACTGGCGCCGCGGCCGCCAGCTCTATGCCGAGGCGGTGCAGCTGCATCCGCCGCTCGCCGCGACGCGCTACAAGCTGCGCCTGCTGCGCAACGTCGCCAGCAAGCCGGCGCGCGCGGCGGCCGCGAAGCTGCGATCGGTCTTCCGCGGCTGA
- a CDS encoding oligosaccharide flippase family protein, protein MFRNISSNVFGTVLPSLAALVAVPLLIDKLGVAGFGTFSLQVAALFFFGLADLGIARAIVLLSFEPEFAKRGAWRRPYKVGVRYSAWIALGIALVGIPVAGVLAEWPPAAQASPADLAWSTLLVFFSAGLTLLMQAPRAVLESQERFLQVNVIRGPAAAAIFLGPLLALQVHNSLTAAAVSLLLTRAIALLLFLVMCGHFTDADLRAPMGREERARLGPLFVRTAGWIGATNLLSMLLAYLDRFVLGALGSATMVGQYAVAQEVVTKAWISAGAVISAATPRLASAAADAPETARRVVRQIAIWMLAGGVLPSLILIAFGEPLLRLWLRGSFDPAFVLPMQVMAVGLGVNTLSQVNFTLLQVSGGVREGAYLQAINLVTLSAGLLLAVPAFGTLGAAGVFSVRLLLDAAVVRWLLRRRLADRRQGIGVPAMLALAVASCLLLWAVRDMGLSS, encoded by the coding sequence GTGTTCCGCAACATCAGCAGCAACGTCTTCGGGACGGTGCTGCCCTCGCTGGCCGCTCTGGTCGCCGTCCCGCTGCTGATCGACAAGCTTGGGGTGGCGGGGTTCGGCACGTTCTCGCTGCAGGTGGCGGCGCTGTTCTTCTTCGGGCTCGCCGACCTCGGCATCGCGCGCGCGATCGTGCTGCTGTCCTTCGAGCCCGAGTTCGCGAAGCGTGGCGCCTGGCGGCGGCCCTACAAGGTCGGCGTCCGCTACAGCGCATGGATCGCGCTGGGCATTGCTCTCGTCGGCATTCCCGTGGCAGGGGTCCTCGCCGAGTGGCCCCCCGCCGCCCAGGCTTCGCCGGCCGACCTTGCATGGTCGACGTTGCTGGTGTTCTTCTCGGCGGGACTGACGCTGCTGATGCAGGCCCCGCGCGCGGTGCTGGAGTCGCAGGAGCGGTTCCTGCAGGTCAACGTCATCCGCGGCCCCGCGGCGGCGGCCATCTTCCTGGGTCCATTGCTGGCCCTGCAGGTGCACAACAGCCTGACGGCTGCCGCGGTCAGCCTCCTTCTCACCCGCGCGATCGCGCTGCTGCTGTTCCTCGTGATGTGCGGCCACTTCACGGACGCCGACCTGCGTGCGCCGATGGGCCGCGAGGAACGCGCGCGGCTGGGCCCGCTGTTCGTGCGCACGGCCGGCTGGATCGGGGCCACCAACCTGCTCTCCATGTTGCTCGCCTATCTCGACCGGTTCGTGCTCGGCGCGCTCGGTTCCGCCACGATGGTCGGTCAGTACGCTGTTGCACAGGAGGTGGTGACCAAGGCCTGGATCTCCGCTGGCGCGGTGATCTCCGCCGCCACGCCGCGGCTGGCCAGTGCTGCCGCGGATGCGCCCGAGACCGCGCGGCGCGTAGTGCGCCAGATTGCGATCTGGATGCTTGCAGGTGGCGTGCTGCCGTCGCTGATCCTCATCGCCTTCGGCGAGCCCCTGCTGCGCCTTTGGCTGCGCGGTTCGTTCGACCCCGCGTTCGTGCTGCCGATGCAGGTGATGGCGGTCGGCCTCGGCGTGAACACCTTGTCACAGGTGAATTTCACCCTGTTGCAGGTCAGCGGCGGCGTCCGCGAAGGTGCCTACTTGCAGGCGATCAACCTGGTGACCCTGAGCGCCGGCCTGTTGTTGGCGGTGCCGGCGTTCGGCACCCTGGGGGCAGCGGGCGTGTTTTCCGTCCGACTGTTGCTGGATGCTGCCGTCGTGCGCTGGCTCTTGCGGCGCCGACTGGCGGACCGGCGCCAAGGCATTGGCGTGCCGGCAATGCTGGCGCTGGCTGTGGCCTCGTGCCTGCTCCTGTGGGCGGTGCGCGACATGGGCCTGTCGTCCTGA
- a CDS encoding 2OG-Fe(II) oxygenase, protein MKQLEDLLPLEKMDSLALRATEYQHAKPFPHIVFDDFLAPEIIAELVRDFPGPEDHAWLRYRAPAEKDKLQSTSELQMPPTVRGIINAFNSSTFVKFLEKLTGIEGIVPDPHLFGGGMHQTLPGGHLKVHIDYNFHAKWKLDRRLNVLLYLNEDWQEEWNGHLELWEGDRENLRERTHRILPLANRLVIFNTDERSWHGVPEPLLCPPGRTRKSIALYYYSNGRPEEERGDVHNTVFLARPGEKISTPIRAHLREWVPPALLKLARRGKPD, encoded by the coding sequence ATGAAGCAGCTGGAAGACCTTTTGCCGCTGGAGAAAATGGACTCGCTGGCGTTGCGCGCGACCGAGTACCAGCACGCCAAGCCGTTCCCCCACATCGTGTTCGACGACTTCCTGGCGCCGGAGATCATCGCCGAACTCGTTCGCGATTTCCCCGGCCCCGAGGACCATGCGTGGCTGCGCTACCGCGCGCCCGCCGAGAAGGACAAGCTGCAGTCCACCTCGGAACTGCAGATGCCGCCCACCGTGCGCGGAATCATCAACGCGTTCAACTCCTCGACGTTCGTCAAGTTCCTGGAGAAGCTCACGGGCATCGAAGGCATCGTGCCGGACCCGCACCTGTTTGGCGGCGGCATGCACCAGACGCTGCCCGGCGGGCACCTCAAGGTGCACATCGACTACAACTTCCACGCCAAGTGGAAGCTTGACCGCCGGTTGAACGTGCTGCTTTACCTCAACGAGGACTGGCAGGAAGAGTGGAACGGCCACCTCGAGTTGTGGGAGGGGGACCGCGAGAACCTGCGCGAGCGCACTCACCGCATCCTGCCGCTCGCCAACCGCCTCGTGATCTTCAACACCGACGAGCGCTCGTGGCACGGCGTGCCCGAACCGCTGCTGTGCCCGCCCGGCCGCACGCGCAAATCCATCGCGCTGTACTACTACTCCAACGGCCGCCCGGAGGAAGAGCGCGGCGACGTCCACAACACGGTGTTCCTGGCGCGCCCTGGCGAGAAGATCAGCACGCCGATACGTGCTCACCTGCGCGAGTGGGTGCCCCCAGCATTGCTCAAGCTGGCGCGTCGCGGCAAGCCGGACTGA